A region of Fibrobacter succinogenes subsp. succinogenes S85 DNA encodes the following proteins:
- a CDS encoding lipoprotein — protein sequence MKKLISVLFVVFLLAGCSITNIGQSNFEKVYALKGETVVVTASANSTLRDFANKVADMMASSLGGTYGVNAIAFHETDEVTLSESPLADFAKQNHAKYILVKTFTKIGLYGNAIDTFDEELALLSLAERKVVWKATIKYEAYNRIGKGHAATGSVNKTMELLQKDGFVLGGM from the coding sequence ATGAAGAAACTTATATCCGTTCTTTTCGTCGTCTTTCTTTTGGCAGGCTGTTCTATCACGAATATCGGACAGTCCAATTTCGAAAAGGTCTATGCGCTAAAGGGCGAAACGGTTGTCGTCACGGCTTCTGCTAACAGTACGCTTAGGGACTTTGCAAATAAAGTTGCAGATATGATGGCGAGTTCGCTTGGCGGAACGTATGGTGTAAACGCCATTGCATTCCACGAAACCGACGAAGTGACGCTTTCTGAATCCCCGCTGGCGGACTTTGCCAAGCAGAATCATGCAAAGTACATCTTGGTAAAGACGTTCACGAAGATCGGCCTTTATGGAAACGCCATCGATACGTTTGATGAAGAACTTGCGCTGCTTTCCCTCGCAGAACGTAAGGTTGTCTGGAAGGCAACGATTAAGTATGAAGCTTACAACCGTATCGGCAAGGGCCATGCTGCAACAGGATCCGTCAACAAGACGATGGAATTGCTTCAGAAGGACGGATTTGTTCTGGGCGGAATGTAA
- the alaS gene encoding alanine--tRNA ligase: MSEKMTSAQVRESFIKFFESKGHLFVRSSPVVPHDDPTLMFTNAGMNQFKAIFLGDNPKGWKRACNSQKCLRVSGKHNDLDVVGRDNYHHTFFEMLGNWSFGDYYKKEAISWAWELLTEVWKLPKERLFATVYQDDDEAWQIWKDVSGLPDDRIMRFDAHSNFWEMGDTGPCGPCSEIHYDRGDLATQAETFKDPIKGVNGENDRYIEIWNNVFMQYERVSDGSLIPLKAKNVDTGMGFERICAILQGKTSNYDTDVFTPIIAKIAELSGVPYNDGEAGTPHRVIADHIRAISFAIADGALPSNEGRGYVLRRILRRASRFARLLGQKKPFICQLVQVLADTMGDAFPEIRERKEFVASVIKSEEESFIRTLDAGLERFAAISAELKKGDKIPGDKVFLLYDTYGFPPDLTGILAEEKGLLIDEEGYEKCMNEQKERARANMKQGINTMGTEGWTQYSEASTNFVGYELSACETKVVRWREDKGVLSIVLETSPFYAEMGGQVGDKGTLVSADLEIQVFDTVKVNDTALCRGKVVKGEANEKTMGAVFMATVDNDRRADIRKNHSATHLLQAALREVLGTHVQQQGSFVSNELLRFDFSHFNAMTAEEIQKVEDIVNAKIMECLPVHTDVMDVDEAKASGAMALFGEKYGDKVRVVKMGDAGVEFSRELCGGLHVQNTGNIGMVKIVSESSVSAGVRRIEAVSGRGALSLLRAGTQILNALREQLRCKDAEVLDRIQQTFAKTQNLEKSLQFVKLELATLAAAELLNGGINVMGVNLFVRELSLPDEKYKNLLDGVQNKLDVDSVAVIANKDNGSGSIAVMVGKNVQAKGIKAGDIVRDLAKACNGKGGGRPDRAQAGTREPEKIAEAIANANNWIRAKLGA; this comes from the coding sequence ATGTCCGAAAAAATGACTTCTGCGCAGGTGCGCGAATCCTTTATCAAGTTCTTCGAATCCAAGGGCCACCTCTTCGTGCGTTCTTCGCCGGTGGTTCCGCATGACGACCCGACGCTCATGTTCACGAACGCGGGCATGAACCAGTTCAAGGCCATCTTCCTTGGCGACAATCCGAAGGGTTGGAAGCGCGCATGCAACAGCCAGAAGTGCCTCCGCGTGTCCGGTAAGCACAACGACCTCGACGTCGTGGGCCGCGACAACTACCATCACACTTTCTTCGAAATGCTCGGTAACTGGAGCTTCGGTGACTATTATAAGAAGGAAGCTATTTCCTGGGCTTGGGAACTCCTCACTGAAGTTTGGAAGCTCCCGAAGGAACGCCTCTTTGCAACCGTCTATCAGGATGATGACGAAGCCTGGCAGATTTGGAAGGACGTGTCCGGTCTTCCGGATGACCGCATCATGCGCTTTGACGCTCACTCCAACTTCTGGGAAATGGGCGACACCGGTCCGTGCGGTCCTTGCTCCGAAATCCATTACGACCGTGGCGACCTCGCTACGCAGGCCGAAACGTTCAAGGACCCGATCAAGGGCGTGAACGGCGAAAACGACCGCTACATTGAAATTTGGAATAACGTGTTCATGCAGTATGAACGCGTGAGCGACGGCTCCCTCATTCCGCTCAAGGCCAAGAACGTTGATACCGGTATGGGCTTCGAACGTATCTGCGCTATTCTTCAGGGCAAGACCAGTAATTATGACACCGACGTGTTCACCCCGATTATCGCAAAGATCGCTGAACTCTCTGGCGTTCCGTACAACGATGGCGAAGCCGGCACCCCGCACCGCGTGATTGCCGACCACATCCGCGCTATTTCGTTCGCTATTGCTGACGGTGCTCTTCCGTCTAACGAAGGCCGTGGCTACGTGCTCCGCCGCATCTTGCGCCGCGCAAGCCGCTTTGCCCGCCTTCTCGGTCAGAAGAAGCCGTTCATTTGCCAGCTCGTTCAGGTGCTCGCCGACACGATGGGCGATGCCTTCCCGGAAATCCGCGAACGCAAGGAATTCGTTGCCTCTGTGATCAAGAGCGAAGAAGAAAGCTTTATCCGTACGCTCGACGCTGGTCTCGAACGCTTTGCCGCTATCTCTGCCGAACTCAAGAAGGGCGACAAGATTCCGGGCGACAAGGTGTTCCTCCTGTATGATACCTATGGATTCCCGCCGGACCTCACTGGCATTCTCGCCGAAGAAAAGGGCCTCCTCATCGATGAAGAAGGCTACGAAAAGTGCATGAATGAACAGAAGGAACGCGCCCGCGCTAACATGAAGCAGGGCATCAACACGATGGGTACCGAAGGCTGGACGCAGTACAGCGAAGCTAGCACAAACTTTGTCGGTTATGAACTCTCCGCTTGCGAAACGAAGGTTGTCCGCTGGCGCGAAGACAAGGGCGTTTTGAGCATCGTTCTCGAAACCTCTCCGTTCTACGCCGAAATGGGTGGCCAGGTTGGTGACAAGGGAACGCTCGTTTCTGCCGACCTCGAAATCCAGGTGTTTGACACCGTGAAGGTGAACGATACCGCTCTCTGCCGTGGTAAGGTCGTGAAGGGCGAAGCCAATGAAAAGACGATGGGCGCCGTGTTCATGGCAACCGTCGATAACGATCGTCGCGCTGACATCCGCAAGAACCACTCCGCAACGCACTTGCTCCAGGCCGCTCTCCGTGAAGTGCTTGGCACTCACGTGCAGCAGCAGGGTAGCTTCGTTTCGAACGAACTCCTCCGCTTCGACTTCAGCCACTTCAACGCCATGACCGCAGAAGAAATTCAGAAGGTCGAAGACATCGTGAACGCCAAGATCATGGAATGCTTGCCGGTCCACACCGACGTGATGGACGTCGATGAAGCTAAGGCTAGCGGTGCTATGGCTCTGTTCGGCGAAAAGTATGGCGACAAGGTCCGCGTTGTGAAGATGGGTGACGCTGGCGTCGAATTCTCCCGCGAACTTTGCGGTGGCTTGCATGTGCAGAACACCGGTAACATCGGCATGGTGAAGATCGTTTCTGAATCTAGCGTGTCCGCTGGCGTGCGCCGTATCGAAGCCGTTTCTGGCCGTGGCGCCTTGAGCCTCCTCCGCGCAGGTACGCAGATTCTCAACGCTCTCCGTGAACAGCTCCGCTGCAAGGATGCCGAAGTTCTCGACCGCATCCAGCAGACGTTTGCCAAGACGCAGAACCTCGAAAAGAGCCTCCAGTTCGTGAAACTTGAACTCGCAACGCTCGCTGCTGCCGAACTCTTGAACGGTGGCATCAACGTGATGGGCGTGAACCTCTTCGTTCGCGAACTCTCCTTGCCGGATGAAAAGTACAAGAACTTGCTCGACGGCGTTCAGAACAAGCTTGACGTCGATAGCGTTGCTGTGATTGCAAACAAGGACAACGGTTCTGGTAGCATCGCCGTGATGGTTGGCAAGAACGTTCAGGCCAAGGGCATCAAGGCTGGCGACATTGTCAGGGATCTCGCTAAGGCTTGCAACGGTAAGGGCGGTGGCCGTCCGGACCGCGCTCAGGCTGGTACCCGCGAACCGGAAAAGATTGCCGAAGCTATCGCTAACGCTAACAACTGGATTAGAGCAAAGCTCGGTGCTTAG